The DNA sequence atactaCCAAGGAATGattaatattgaagaataaaccGCAAATTTGCTGCACAAGATTATTTTCGACaatgttttggttttgttgaCTAGAAAGGACACAAGGATTGCTCAAAATTCAGTCAATTATATATGAGAGTGGGAATATTTCGAAGATGCCACAAAGGACCACAGATATACGTAAAGCCAATCCTCGTTGCATGCTTTGCATGATAATGTCATTAAACGAATCATCTTGCATACTCATGAGGCTATAAAAAGTTCCCCACCCACTCGAAGATGCCACAAAGGACCACAGATATATGTAAAGCCAATCCTCATTGCATGCTTTGCATGTGATGATGTCATTAAAGGAATCATCTTCCATACTCATGAGGCTATAAAAAGGTCCCCAAGCCCCCAACTAAAACCAAAAGCAAcattaacatatataatatatctcaAAAGATGGAATATTCATGGCTTCTCTCAAAGTTCACAACcatcatcccaaaaatattGATGATATTGGTGCTTTCACAGTTAGTAATAATCTTCTCCAATCTTTGTTTCCCTGTTTTTAACATGGCAACGGCCTCAAAGATTGAATCCGAAGGGAGAGCTCTTCTTCAATGGAAGGCCGCCCTTAAAACACAAGAGCTCCTTAACACCTGGACATCAAAAATCAGTCCATGCAACTGGACTGGAATCACTTGCAGATATGATGACCATCTTATGCCAACCATCACCAGACTCCAACTACAACAGTTGGGACTAGAAGGGAAGCTGGAGACTCTCAACTTCTCAGCTCTGCCATCACTCCGAGTTCTCAACCTCAGTTATAACCATCTGCATGGATCCATCCCTGCAGCCATTTCAGCTCTCTCCAAGCTCACCATCCTTGATCTCGGCAACAACAATCTCACAGGCATCATCCCATCAGAGCTTGGTAATTTGACAAGGCTCAAGGTCTTGTGGCTCGATCAGAATCAGATAAGTGGCTCCATACCTCCTTCCTTTGGAAAGCTTTTAAACCTAATAAACTTGAGAGATTTTAAAATATCACATAACCAAATAACCGGTCCCATCCCATATACCATTGGAAACCTGACTAAGCTTCAAGctttatatatagataacaataacataaataactTCTTTCCTTATGAGATTGGGAATCTAGTAAATCTGAGATATTTTGTATTACATCAAAACCAAATAACTGGTCCCATCCCACACAGCATTGTAAACCTAACCAAGCTTGAAGTTTTTCTCCTAGCTAATAATAGCATAAATAGCTCCATTGTTTGTGAGATTGGGAATTTGGTGAActtgaaatattttgaaatatctcataacCAAATAATTGGCCCCATCCCTCATAGCATAGGAAACCTAACCAAGCTTCAACTTTTTCTTCCACATCACAATAATATAGATGGTTCTATTCCTTGGGAAATTGGGAATATGGTAAActtgatatattttgaaatgaGTGACAACAAAATAACTGGTTCCATCCCAAATTCCATTGGAAATCTAACTAAGCttcaaattttttatctatatatcaaTAACATAAATGGCTCAATTCCTTCTGAGATTGGAAATCTAGTGAACTTGAGAGATTTTGACATATTTGACAACCAATTAACTGGTTCCATCCCTCCTTCTCTTGGAAGTTTGACAAGTCTTACACAGTTATATTTAGACAACAATCATCTCTCAGGCATATTGCCTGATACAATGGCCAATCTTACAAATTTGATTGGTCTTGGATTGTTTAACAATAATCTTTTTGGTAATCTACCACCAGATTTGGCCAAAGGCGGTTTGCTTCAATATCTTGGTTTGTACCAAAATAATTTCCAAGGACCCATTCCgataagtttgaaaaattcaacaaaattagCTAGGGTCCGACTTGATGGAAACAACTTTACTGGAGATGTCTCTCAAAGCTTTGGTGTTCATCCACATTTGTATTATATTGATCTAAGCTTTAACAAATTGTCCGGAAATTTATCACCATCTTGGGGAGCATGTCCTAACTTGGCAAGccttaaaatatcaaacaatagaATCAGCGGACAAATACCATTGGAAATCATTCATTTGCCCAAGCTGCAGTTACTTGACATCTCTTCCAATAATATGGTGGGAAAGATTCCAAGTGAGTTTGATAAATTATCTTTCATATTTCAGCTGCACATGAGCAACAATCATTTCACAGGAACAATACCACCAGAATTGGGGGGTCTATCTTTATTAGAAGTTCTAGATATGTCAAACAACAATCTGAGAGGAGAAATACCAATACAGTTGGAGAATTGCATTAAATTAAACTCGCTCAAGTTGAGTGGTAATCAACTAAGTGGAACGATCACTTTTCAACTTGGTAATTTGAACTTGCATGACGTTCTAAACTTGAGCCACAATTTATTCATAGGAGAAATACCACAACAACTAAGCAAGTTAATGGAGTTGCAAGAGTTGAACTTATCACATAATGAATTGGTTGGTCCAATTCCATCTTCTTTAATGACAAGCTTGATATCATTGGATTTATCTTATAATTCTCTGGAAGGTCCAGTTCCAGAGAGCCATTTCTTTCAAGTAGCTCCTCTTGTGTGGTTTACCCACAATAAAGGTTTATATGGCCAAGTGCATGGTTTACCTTTGTGTCATCAATCTTGGTCAGCAAGTAAAGGTGATGAAGAGAAGCAACATAAAATCATTATCTTAGgtgtttctttgatatttggcattttatttatcttatttttgataattggaATATGCACATTgctttattataagaaaaaaagatcCACTATAAATGACGCAAGTGAAGAATTTGATGGACATTTCTTCTCCATTTGGAGAGTTAGTGATGGCAAAGAAGCATATAAAGAGATCATTAGAGCAAcagaaaattttaatgaaaagtaTCATATTGGTACCGGAGCTTGTAGTATAGTCTATAAAGCCACACTATCATCAGGAGTGACACTTGCtatcaagaaaattcaaaaagaagaagTCCAAATGAATGAGGAAGCTTtcgaaaatgaaatacaagcatTAACTGAAATTCGGCATCGGAATATTGTGAGGTTTTATGGTTTCTGCTCTACAAATAAATTCAACTTTCTTGCATATGAGTATATGGTGAGAGGAAGCCTGTGCACCAATCTTAGATCTGAACAGGGAGCAATGGAGTTGGATTGGATCAAGAGAGTCAGCATTGTACGAGACATTGCTCAAGCTTTATCTTACTTGCATCATGATTGTAATCTACCTATTGTTCATCGAGATATAACGAGCAACAACATTCTTTTGGATGAAGAGTACAAGGCTTGTGTTGCGGACTTTGGTATTTCTCGACTGCTAAAATCTAATTCTTCACATTGGAGTTTCCTTGCAGGCACATACAGATACATGGCACCAGGTATATATCTATCCAGTTCTTAAgcattttaattgtttcttttattcatacTCTCTTTTAATTAGATTTATCAACCTAGAATATGAACACTGATGGAGTATTGAATTAAACTTTGCTTTATTGGTATTTGCAGAGCTTTCCTATGTAATGAGAGTGACTGAAAAATGTGATGTATATAGTTTCGGAATTATAGCTCTTGAAATCATACACGGAACGCATCCTGTGGATCTCCTAAACAACTTATCATTAAGTATGCTAGTGAAAGATATGCTAGATCCACGTCTCCCCCTTCATGTAGCTGATAAAGTGACCACAAACCAAGTGCTTGCAGTGATTTTAACAGCAATGCAGTGCATCAATACTGATCCACAGTCTCGCCCTACAATAGAACTAGGATCTCAATGATTATCTTCTCCAAAGTCTTTACCAGCATCATCTAACATCTATTCTTTTCAAGCACTTACCCTTGATCACCTCATAAACATTGTATAAACACATATTGATGATCAAGCCATGAATAACGGGGAACTAAagaaaggaatatatatatatatatatatatatatcctactAAAGAAGGTATGATTTTATTCTCTCATTCTCCttagtttatttaattagataCACATCCTTGCTTAAGATTCACTAGGACCAGTACCTTGCATTAATATTTCTTATCTAATTgaatttattgtatatatagttgaaaatatttcaatgtGTGGCTGAACTCTAACCAtgcttattattaaaaaaaaagtgctcattttttttatcaacctTTTGTATTCATCACGAGAAAAAGTTTCTAAAGCAATCACATCGGTTTAAATAGATGTTAGCTTGCATAATATAGACTTATTATTCCAATATAAATTTGCTTGTTTAAGTGTATAATATGATTGAGAACTTATATTGAACATCTCTTGTTTAATGCAGCTCATATTAAT is a window from the Dioscorea cayenensis subsp. rotundata cultivar TDr96_F1 chromosome 2, TDr96_F1_v2_PseudoChromosome.rev07_lg8_w22 25.fasta, whole genome shotgun sequence genome containing:
- the LOC120275201 gene encoding MDIS1-interacting receptor like kinase 2-like, producing the protein MELQELNLSHNELVGPIPSSLMTSLISLDLSYNSLEGPVPESHFFQVAPLVWFTHNKGLYGQVHGLPLCHQSWSASKGDEEKQHKIIILGVSLIFGILFILFLIIGICTLLYYKKKRSTINDASEEFDGHFFSIWRVSDGKEAYKEIIRATENFNEKYHIGTGACSIVYKATLSSGVTLAIKKIQKEEVQMNEEAFENEIQALTEIRHRNIVRFYGFCSTNKFNFLAYEYMVRGSLCTNLRSEQGAMELDWIKRVSIVRDIAQALSYLHHDCNLPIVHRDITSNNILLDEEYKACVADFGISRLLKSNSSHWSFLAGTYRYMAPELSYVMRVTEKCDVYSFGIIALEIIHGTHPVDLLNNLSLSMLVKDMLDPRLPLHVADKVTTNQVLAVILTAMQCINTDPQSRPTIELGSQ